The Anopheles maculipalpis chromosome 3RL, idAnoMacuDA_375_x, whole genome shotgun sequence genomic sequence CCAACAAGTTTCCAAGTACAGATTTCAATATTTCTAATTTATTAGCCTCAAAATTCAAGGATCTCTTCCCAGAACACCAAAAATTCCGTCCCTCCCATCCAACTGGTGCCAAACGGTCGAATGGAACCGAAAATGACTATTTACGTACACATGTGCACAtacgtgtgtgcatttgtttcaataataaataacagaACACACCATTTTGGCGGCAAAATCGCCCAAAAAAGGCCAGCCCCTTGCACACATGCTGCAAAATGGCTACAAATGCATTCCAGCAGGATGAAAAATCGACATCAGCACAACCAATAATAATCGCTATCAGACCGGATATCGAAGGAAGCCGGAGCCTTTTGCGCCACCATTTATCATGAATATTGCGATTAATTCTAGCCTTGCAAAAAGTCACCGAACACCGTGAAGGGAATGCAGAAAAACGCCAAACCCATTTCTACAACCACGGCACGGTCGAGCGCTTTTCCATACAAACCGGGTACGGCGCAACACGCGGATCCGTTCCGAAAGCATGAAACTATGAAATGGAggttgaaaaattgttccaactcatttgcatggcggtgtgtgtatgtggctcTTGTCCTGTAACGAGGACATTTCAATATAGCAATCACACCACCCGCACGTTGCATTCGATGgcacaaaatttattttattcaaatgaataaatacgATTTATGGAGAGTGGTAGGGTAGGTAGGATTCCTCATCTATCTATGGTGCTGAATTGACCATATCATTTTCCTATTCTTTTTGCTCTTATTGGTACGCATCGAAGGACAGTTTACAGCGTGTGTGTTTCCGTGCGAGCGTGATAGTGCGTAACCGCTTGTTATCGATATAGCTATTTAAATGAGAAATCAgttgtgaaaaattaaattttacgctGTACATCGTGGCATCGTAGAAGTGATACACTTTGTTTatgtcataaaaataaaaccattgaCTTGAAACATCttgaaaatcgatttaaataaTATCTATTAGAATTTAACAAGCTGTCGGAACCATTCggatctcaccggggtctgaatCAAGCGGACGGACtatcctgtttgtttttcaacatcgctctggagagTCATTCGGGGCATGATTTTCATCctatctctccaattccttggcttcgcggatgacatcgaaaTCATCGGACGGATATCTGTGGGgatgtgcgaggcgtacacccgactaaattcgacgaagacaaaatacctgcttgcggAGTGCTGAAAAATTTGcggaggctctgaccatgatagagcccgactcggaagcagaataTCAGTCGaaggcgacgatctcgaggtggcaGAGGAGTTCTCtcaccttggtacgatcgttacTCGGACCATCGGACTCCACTAATTACTGCGattcagaagactccaacTACACTCGAAATGCACGATATACCGCACcatgatacgtccggtagtcctctacaggtacgagtcttggaatATGGTGACGGAGGacacgccaatgcactcgcatTGGCGTGTCctcctagaccgagtttcctgtcCTGGACCGAGTTtcttggaaactgattggcgacTGAGCCATGTCCACgtgacgtgctcaatcctgagtaTGCCCAGAAGAATAAGAGGAAGTACTAAACTTGCATTgcacttaatttatttcaagtcTTTCACTTTTGCACTTGTTAGTAGACGCCCGTAGACGCTTTTGGATATCGTTGCAGTCCGCTCGCACATCTTCTTCCGGCATGTCCTCTCTAGACAACTTTCCAAGCACGTATCGCCACGTATGCTGAACTGCAACGGGTTCAAACCTGGAAGACGAAGCATATCATTCCGATGCGCTGATGAAACATGGGAAATGCTCCTTAAAACCACTCCTGAAACATCGGAGCTTTATGGGCTGGAGCTGAATCCTATTGGAAGTGATGGTTGGTATGGTTTCAAGTGACCTTGGAGAAGGTGttctaaataaacaataacggCAACTTGACTTTGGTTGAGATAGCTCCACAAACCACCACAACGCTGACTCATTTTGATACCGCTCGACTGCTCTTTTACCGGTTGGTATATCCCGAATACTCCATCAACACGATCATTCAACTTATTCCAGGGTACCTCCAGAGTGATCAGTTTttcatcgaatcgaatcgaatcgaataagTGTATCACTTCTACGATGCCACCCTGTACGATAGGCGATAGGCAACATATTGAaatagctacaaaaaaaacaaagctagGATTATCGAATTTATTCACTGTTATGTTAATGTGTACTTCCTAttattcgttttcttttagtacagatgttttcatttcctgtttttttgtttagcatACGGGGGTCGTCTTTCCTCgtctttcgttcgttttctaCCAGAACATTAATATCCAGATCGACGAATGAAGAAATGCAGTGCTACCAGGTAGAAGATTTAAACCTTCACATATGCTCAGTACTTGTTGTTGTATGTTTCCGCGCTCATGTACAAAGCTTAACTAATCACAAACCTACTTTCTATTCAACGGTATCGGGCAATTCATCTCCAAatatccacacaaaaaaaaaccgccaacaaaaggcaaaagaaaattggaaGATGCTTCCTATGTTTGTGACTAAAGGATATGTCTCATTCAATATGCTTATGTGTGCTTATGCTGTTCTGGATTCTGATTTTAAATGCCAATTCATGAAACTTTCGACTCGTCTAGAGTATCTAGACACTTCAATAATAGAAttgaaatattggaaaaatgCCATTCAAAAGCTCGAAAATTACATCCTTCTCAGCAAACTCTAATAAACCTGGTTTAATTTCGCAACTTCGTTTAAGATTGTTCGTAAACGTAAACTTAAATGTTACTACAAATCAATGAACTGAACCGCTCAAGAGGAACTCgtattaaattcaataaactcTACATACAACTCACTACGAACGATGACTGAAGCATGTAGAAAGCAGAGTCATCGTGGGCTGTGCAACACCAACGTACCAACCGGTAATCATAAGATAAGCGAAAAGTCTACATCATATTTCCGTTCATCGAACGGAGTACACACCGCCTAACGATCGAACGTTCCTCTACTCCTATTACTAAACGAATCTATTTGTTTGTCCCTTTATAGAATGCGAAATGCTGCACAATTCTACAACGGTGAGAGTATCCCCTCTGACAATCATCCTGCTCGCTCGTAATGATTTCGATTattgtccccccccccctcctctccCCCCATATCGCCTATTGTACACCAAGATTAGCAATAATCTGTGTGACGGGATCTAAGCGGGCGGTACGGCATCTTCATGATTCGGCAATCTCTGCCAGATTGCTTGGTATGGCCATCATAGGGAACGAGGTAAGCGGAGGACAGATAGTAGCAGCCGTACCACCACTTGCCGCAGCCGATCCACCCGTatcgatgctgctgttgctggtattactgctactactactactactgggACCAGTTCCGCTACTCATACGACTACTATTAGTGTTGGCACTGTTATTACTATCGCTAGTGGTAgtagtgttgctgctgctactactgctattactactactgctgctgttgctactatTACTGTTGCAACTGCCAGCCGCATCCGGGTCCAACGCCGATTTCAGTACCTGTTCGCGCAACTCCCGCGAACCACTGATTGCCACCGCTGTTTGCCCAATGATCAGTCTGCGCTGGCGCTGATTATCACTAATATTCGCATCACCTTCATCACATGCCATCTTAATGCTATCACCGGTATTAACCGTCGGATCCTCCTTCGACCGTCCTACGCCATCTTCCACGACCACCCCCATACTAGATCTATCTTCATACATATTCGCCTCACCGGTATGGCTAACATCCATCGTACTATCCCTACATTCGACCGCACCGCCCGTACTACTGCTTACGCCACAATCCATCATTATGGCAGCATTCCCACCGCCAAGCGTTCCGATCGGATTCGCGATACCGGTCGGTGTCGAACAGGCACTGCTCGAACCACTGTTTCCACCGAAATGCATCGTACCGAACGGTGCGCTCGAGCAAACGGTTGTAGCACCCGGGCTCGGTATTCCTGTTAGCTTGGTCAGGAAAAACTTTGGTGTTATACGTCCACTGTTGGTGGagctggtggtggcggcgaGCGGAAACGGACCACACAGTGGGATATTACCGCCCAGACCATTATTATTGTTGCTACCATTCTCAAACGAGGTCGTCGATGAATCCGGACTCGGACAGATCGGTGATGGCGATGGCGTTAGACAGATGGGCGATGTACCTCTGTGGTGGTGTTGTACACGGGAAATAGACAATCATTAGTATGTTAAAGTTTTCGGTTGAAAGGAAGGAGAAGGGAGTGCGGGATTTACGAAAACTACGTCAAAAAGATTTGGCCTCCTCGAGCAGAAAAGTCGGGCAGATTTCGCCTCTCTGGCATAACGCGGTTAGATGAAacgcattttttaaataaaaatttcagctttttgaagtttttttgaTCTCCGTTCATGTCCTGTGGCTTTTAAACGTTAATTACCTTTCAGAAGCAAAGATTTTCTTCGACGGTGGTGAGTAACAGTTGCCATAATTGTCCTCCAGATCAAACTTCCGCTTTACGGACGAGCTGAGTGGGCTCGGTCGCAACGGGCACGGTGACATCGAGCGACGCGTGACAAACTTTCGGGTCGGCGAGGGCGATGTTGTTGGATACTGTAATCCGATACCTCCGCGgctataaaagcaaaaaatcgtCAATCGAATCCCTAGTTCTATGtttcccacacacaaacaggctTACCTCGTAGGAGATGGACTAGAACAGCAGGTCGAACCGATCGTCGGCAATGCGACGTGCAGTGGATTTTGCAGATCATCGATCACCATCTTCCCGGCGGATCCGGACGAAAAGGACCAATTTTCCGCAACGAGCGTTAAATCTTCGCAACTTTGCGACATCTGCATGGCAGTGTGAATTTCTCGCTCGTGGTTCACCTCCCGGCTGTTGCTCACATCGGCACACTCTTCCTGCCGCAGCTGGGATATCCGTGGCGTTAGCCGAGGTCCGGGTGTTCCGCTTCCATTCCGTCCCGGGCTGGCACTACCATTCGAAATAACGGCTAGCGGGCTAAAACTGGCCGAAAACCGTCGAACTCGTGGTGTAAATATGTTCGAAAACGAGGTCGGAAGTGATTCCCTGTAGAAGAAAGCGAAAGTGTCCGGAGGTTAGCAAAGATTCTCTCACGGAGGAACATAAACAACTCAAAATCGCGCCATCCTACCTGGATCCTGTGCCGGATGTTCCTGgatgaaaattgtttgtgttCAGCATACTAGCATTACCCGTTTGCAGTGGTTCCGGATGTCCGTCCGACTGATGCACGCCGCCAGCGTTCTGTATTTggctggtgctgctgatgatggtacGGTTGTTGCTGTTACCGCTGGTGCTTGGCACGGGTTGCGATTGTCCTTCTTCCATCGGCTGCACACCGACACTTGTGCTCGGTAGGAGGTTATTGATCTGTGGTGCACTGGAGCAACGCTTAAGGGCATTGGGCGAATCGACGTCCATCTTACAACTGCCTCCCGTTTGCGTTTAAGTAACCGCCACTCCACTGCTGCTACTTCTATCGATTCttgtcagtcagtcagtcaggtGGTGAGTCCTTTTTTGGCAACAATATTTTCCCACTGCGCCGTTCCGCacacaaacatcaaaacacTCAACCGAGCGAAGACCGATTCCCACGGTACCGATACCCGCAATACTCGATGTGACACGTTCCCTGTGGCAGCTGCTTCTCACACAACAAATCACATTTCTTCCAATTAGATTTTTCACTTTCGCTGAATTAACGATCAATAATTCATCCCTGCTGTACTTGCTGCTGGATGGCTGGGCTGGCAGAATAGAGCAAACTGTTTTGCTGCGCGGATGAGTTCGAGGTGCAAATGGCACCTCGCAgaaagtgtttttcttctccgcgGTCAGCACTAGCAGGCGGAAAAATCAATCGCCGACATTTTCCTTCACTATTTAGAGCCTTTTTTGgtgttctgtttttgtgtgtggaagCGAATCTAGCGAGCGCACATTCTGTCGGTTGTCTTATTGACACTTTTTCACCTTCTTCTTGCTTCCTTGCGCTTCTGTCGACAGTTGTCAAACTGTTCGTGGgaaaaaacatcgaaaaaaCAACGTCCCGTGcttcgaacaaaacaaataacatcGCGTTGAAGATCGTCGACATTCGATTGGGGTTTGTGCCGTGGGAACATGGGCCGGAGTTTTATACCATATCCTGTTTCCTGTTTAGCATAAAACTGACTAAGACAAGGACGCTAACACGGAATCACGGAACGGATACTATTGAAAAACTGCAACACATGTCAAATTAGGCTCTTAGTAGCCAGACAGGAAATTAAATTCACGACACTTTAACAGGAGAAGGGGTCTGAGGAACGGAAACGAGTAGGGTGTTCCTCAACGAGCAGTAGTTTCTTAGCTCAGAAAGTTCTCGCAGGGACGTAAAGATTGATCGCGGAGAGTAGCGGACATAGAGGCAAGTGTGCCACGTTAAGCAATTTATTCTGTAActtaaatgcaaaaataaccGTTTTATAAGAGTTTTAGAAATGCTGGTGGCAAAAGTGATGGCAATACACTTGGCAACGCTTAAATCGAGCCCATTCGAGGCGCACCAGGACTGAAATTTCTCCAAAACGGTCTGAAGCAATTTTTTCGATTGCGGGTTCGATTGAAGGTTTATTTTCGCGtcagcgtaaaaaaaaatgacttcCGATCAAAAGTATCCCTTGTGATATCGTTTAAGTAAACCACGATTAGTAGCGGACCGAGGATGCTCTCTTGTGGTCGCCCTCGCTATTTTCACGCAATACTTTCGATTGCTCAAATACGAGCACAATTAGGAAATTAGCTGCTCCGGCAATTCGGCAAATGCAGCCTTTATGTCCGTGTTTTTAGCTGCAACCGAGGCACCAGCATTGATGACCTAATGCCGGTAGGCTGACGAACTCAACGAGGTTGGTAGCAGTCGAACGCTGGGGAATGAACCCGCGCTGATCTAATTAGAAACCGAAGCGTAGACAAGGAGTTCGAAAACTTTGACGCAAGCGGCACTGAGATATGTAATACCCCGATATTTTGAGGCATATTATAAGtgagttttttctttcaaacagAAGAAAGCCCATTAATACTATATTTGCGGTTTATTTCGATGAAAATGTTTCGATTATTGAAAGAGATATTTTATTGCCAAATTGAGTTTTCTATACTGAATGCTCAAGAGAAACATTTTGAGAGTTACTTTTCATTAAAAGTTAGCACAtaaggtgtgtgtttgtaaagaAGCtagcaaatatttaaatgcTAGCTAACGGAAGGTTTTTGTACAAGCACACGTGGTTGAtgcttgaaaataaaatatgctacaaaataaaactaccaACCTAACATTACAATTGTGTTGAAGGGGAATTCCCTACGTAAATAATATTCTAACTGACGAAGTGTGTAGCGATTACATTTACCTATAAAACAGTCTGTGCTCGCAGCACACAGTCACCCGAAAACGTGTGTGTTTAATCCTTCACGTCCACCTGTTCGTAGCGCgatttcatcattttctttATGTACGTTTTGTAATCGTCCGTCGTGCGTCCGAACTGTGCCGCCGCTTTAATGCCCAATCCAACGTTGGCTACGCGTGCTTCCGcctgtaagaaaaaaaatcaaatattaactgaaaaaaaacctcaccgCACCCAAAGCAATTCCCCGTACCTCAATGATGTTAACACGTCCTTGATTGCTTCTGCCCAAACCTTGTCCTTCCGACCATCCCATTTTCTGTAGCAGCTTATTGCCAATGTTATTCTGACCGATCGGTACCGCCGAAGCCGTACCCTGTGGATAGGCCGACGACGATTGGGTTTGCTTTTCAATTTCTCGCTGGAATCGTTCCTTACTGCGATTGACCGGTGGCGCTTCATCCTCGCCGTACTTTGCCCGACGCTCCTTCGCCCGATCGCGATACTGCAAACCATTGTAAGGACCTCCAGAACCACCGTCACTACTCCCACCGCCTCCTctcgaaccaccaccaccaccaccacctccaccactgGCCCGGAAATTTGCATTGAGCTTTTGAAGGTTTTCTTTGTGCAGTGAAGACATCTTGATATGCTTCATCAGAATTTCCTGCGATTGGAATGCACGTTTGCAGAGCAGACAGGTTAGCCGGTCAAAATCAACCAGATCGCGATCGGCGGGACCATCACCATCGCCGAACTCATTGTCCGAATCCGACCCACCGTATGCCGATGTGGCACTGGTAACGGATTTACTCGGAGCACCGCTCGACGGATAGGAGGAACCGGAACTGGCTCCTAATCCACCAGTCATTGTGGCCGCTGTGCCACCACCAGCACGTTCCTTTTTCTCCAGTAGTGAAAATCCTACATCAGCGTAACCCGCGCTACCAAGTCCACCGAGCGATTCTGACAGCGGTTTCGATGGTCCAAGCGAAGAATATAGCGTGGCCTCTTCAATCCTTGCCGGTGGTTGAATGACACTGTAATCCTTCTTTTGATTTAGCTGTTTCGCCCATTTTTCCATGTCTTTCACAATCTTTTTAGCAACTTTCACCTTATCCTGGGGTGGTGCttgttcttttgcttttgatttttccattCTCTCAGCATTTTCGGCCAATGATCCAGCAGCTGCTGCGGTAGGACCAACTATTTCCGAACTGTTTGCGTTTTGAGGCGTCCCGGAAGCCGCTGTCGTCGTGGTGGATGATGAAGCTGGTGCAGCTACGTACGTTTGATTCTCCGGATCCCAGTAAAGGTAGGAACTGGTTTCGCTGTTGTAATAGTACTGGGAGTTGGCATCGTAGTAAAGTCCGGTGGTGGGATCGTAATAAAAGCCGGATGTTTCATCGTACTGATACAAGGAAGTGTCCGGTGTAGCTAGAAGGATACGATTAAAGCGATCATCATTATAGGGGGATGAGTTTTCGAAATATCTGCCAAAATAACGATACATACGATACTTTCGTCCGTCTACTCCGTTCGGTACCGGAAGCTGTGGGCCAGCTAGAACTGCTGATGAATTCGATGCGCCAAGCACAGAACCATACACATCGCCTTTCTCCGATTTCCCATTAGGTCCAGCATGCTGTTTCCTTGCTATTGCCGACTGAGCAACGGCAGCACCATTGTTGGCCGTTTCACCCAAACCAGTTGACGCACGTGGACCTGCCACTTGCGACCTTCCGTCACTAACCGACGACAGTTGATTCGTGTAGTATTCGGTGTAGTATTGCAGGTAGTGTTTATGTTCGGCCGCATTTGACGCATACATTGATGCACTATACTCCGCCAAACGTGGCACATCCGCTAGTGTATAGTTGTCGGGTATGCTGCCCACAGCGGCAGACGAAGAAGTTGAAGAGCCTCCCATTCCTGACGGCCCAGTCGTAGATCCACCGGGCGGTGGTGCAGTAATGTCCTGAAAAGCTCCTCGATTACCACCGCCAGAATTCTTATTCATTCCATGCGCATTGTGACTGTTACCATAATTGTTGCTCCGGTCATAATTGTTTCCTCCCTCGCTACGATAGCCGACATTGTTGCTACCATTGCCTTGGAAATTATTCGCACTATTGCCACCGTTCCCTGAGCCTCCATGAGCTTGATTACTATTTCCCTGCCGATTGCCTTCCCTACCCTGATGGGCATGTGGATGTGGTTTCATCAGGTTCCTATTTTCCGTATCCATGCAGTACGAAATGATTACATCCCGTCCATCGATTCTGAGCGGTGGATCTAGCTCCTTCAGTGCATTGTGCGTATTCATTGAATCGAccagattttcaaaatgcaCATAACACATCCCGCGAGAAATTGACGTCAGCGGATCGCGACAGATGACCACCTTTCCAACTTTCTGCACCAGCTCTGCGGGTAGCTTCTTTTGCATCACGCTCATCACGCTTTCCTCGTTCGTCAGCACATCCAGATTGCGTAGCATGATCTTTTTCGTCAAAATATTGCTCATCTCGTCGCTACCATCACCGCCAATTTCGCTGTCCTCGCGGGACGCATGAcatttgaagcaattttccCTGCGCCGGAAGTTGAACGCGTAGCACTGTTTTTATTAaccaaaataattaaattaaatttgagtCGGTTTTAAAAAGTTTAGACTAGTGATGGGAAAAGAGAATACGAATGGAGATTCGAATCTTCGAgaaatgaataattattttggtATCAAATAGCAAATATAATCAAATCGTTTTCTAACGCAACACATATACACTATGTATACTACACTATAGTAAAAAAGAAGCTGTTCAATAAAAAGAGATGTGAGATTTTAATATCATGGAAAATAGAGAATCCAAATCAGAACAAATCTCGATGGATTCTAAATCGCATCTATAGGATCGAATCCCAATGAATTTCCAATCGAATCGAGTCCCAATCGGATCCTACTCGAACCCTAAACGAGTAGGGTCGAGTCCTTCAATTAAGATCGAATTCGATTCGAATCTTCCTATGAATTGAATCTTCCGAATTCTCAATCCGCCAGCACTACTTCAGACAGTTGCTCGATCCGCTTACCTTAGCACAATACCAATCGGTCTGAAATTTTGTCGGCATCGAAAAAGTGTACTGCATGACGGCATGCTGTCCGTTGAAAACTAGCACTCCCTAAACGgtagaaaattcaacaaaaaaacgggagaaaagaaaagaaagaaataacacGGAAAGCATTAGTATATCGCATGGAGCAATCAACCCGTATTCCGTTATTTTCCCGAGATACACTCTGTCTTGGTCTTGCAGTACTGCTGCCGATGTGGCAGGAGCGTGGTTCGGCTGAGTTCATTCCTCCTTCGCCGTGAAGACGATAATCCTGTAGTGAAGCCCAGCGCTTCTTCCGGTGCTCACGAGAACGATTTGCTCGATCGGTGAAtattaatctttttttctttttgttttgcttcacttcTTCTTGACAATAGCTTGGTCAAGAGTGATCTTAATTTAAACTACTTTACATAAAAAAGAGAGTTTTGGCAGTTTccaaaaaaatggattttagAGTATTAGAGAGTTTGCCGACGTCTTCTTCCTGCCCGGGGTTTCATCCAAAGATTCAAAGCTATTGTCAATGAAGG encodes the following:
- the LOC126564331 gene encoding uncharacterized protein DDB_G0271670 yields the protein MDVDSPNALKRCSSAPQINNLLPSTSVGVQPMEEGQSQPVPSTSGNSNNRTIISSTSQIQNAGGVHQSDGHPEPLQTGNASMLNTNNFHPGTSGTGSRESLPTSFSNIFTPRVRRFSASFSPLAVISNGSASPGRNGSGTPGPRLTPRISQLRQEECADVSNSREVNHEREIHTAMQMSQSCEDLTLVAENWSFSSGSAGKMVIDDLQNPLHVALPTIGSTCCSSPSPTSRGGIGLQYPTTSPSPTRKFVTRRSMSPCPLRPSPLSSSVKRKFDLEDNYGNCYSPPSKKIFASERGTSPICLTPSPSPICPSPDSSTTSFENGSNNNNGLGGNIPLCGPFPLAATTSSTNSGRITPKFFLTKLTGIPSPGATTVCSSAPFGTMHFGGNSGSSSACSTPTGIANPIGTLGGGNAAIMMDCGVSSSTGGAVECRDSTMDVSHTGEANMYEDRSSMGVVVEDGVGRSKEDPTVNTGDSIKMACDEGDANISDNQRQRRLIIGQTAVAISGSRELREQVLKSALDPDAAGSCNSNSSNSSSSSNSSSSSSNTTTTSDSNNSANTNSSRMSSGTGPSSSSSSSNTSNSSIDTGGSAAASGGTAATICPPLTSFPMMAIPSNLAEIAES
- the LOC126560546 gene encoding RNA-binding protein 5-like, with the translated sequence IVSPSPDSDTSGYYRNRCRRDERDRGNRGRSKERYRSNSRYSRSRSRSYSRERYSYPRQRSNERDSYRDVNEQTYDDGGWDSRERFRERSRERDRDRRSRERERYRDRRDRDKGGRRGGYSPSSMDDGENFDSDNEFFYQQKPNNNIIIRGLAPQVTEADINSDLIQCGLQALHVRLIRKRKTGESRGFAFVEFRTEEEATRWICYKQGVLVFNGQHAVMQYTFSMPTKFQTDWYCAKCYAFNFRRRENCFKCHASREDSEIGGDGSDEMSNILTKKIMLRNLDVLTNEESVMSVMQKKLPAELVQKVGKVVICRDPLTSISRGMCYVHFENLVDSMNTHNALKELDPPLRIDGRDVIISYCMDTENRNLMKPHPHAHQGREGNRQGNSNQAHGGSGNGGNSANNFQGNGSNNVGYRSEGGNNYDRSNNYGNSHNAHGMNKNSGGGNRGAFQDITAPPPGGSTTGPSGMGGSSTSSSAAVGSIPDNYTLADVPRLAEYSASMYASNAAEHKHYLQYYTEYYTNQLSSVSDGRSQVAGPRASTGLGETANNGAAVAQSAIARKQHAGPNGKSEKGDVYGSVLGASNSSAVLAGPQLPVPNGVDGRKYPTPDTSLYQYDETSGFYYDPTTGLYYDANSQYYYNSETSSYLYWDPENQTYVAAPASSSTTTTAASGTPQNANSSEIVGPTAAAAGSLAENAERMEKSKAKEQAPPQDKVKVAKKIVKDMEKWAKQLNQKKDYSVIQPPARIEEATLYSSLGPSKPLSESLGGLGSAGYADVGFSLLEKKERAGGGTAATMTGGLGASSGSSYPSSGAPSKSVTSATSAYGGSDSDNEFGDGDGPADRDLVDFDRLTCLLCKRAFQSQEILMKHIKMSSLHKENLQKLNANFRASGGGGGGGGGSRGGGGSSDGGSGGPYNGLQYRDRAKERRAKYGEDEAPPVNRSKERFQREIEKQTQSSSAYPQGTASAVPIGQNNIGNKLLQKMGWSEGQGLGRSNQGRVNIIEAEARVANVGLGIKAAAQFGRTTDDYKTYIKKMMKSRYEQVDVKD